DNA sequence from the Staphylococcus epidermidis genome:
AACTATCGATTTAGCTGATAAAGAATTAAGTAAATTGGATGATTTAACATCACAACAAAGCAGTTCAATATCTAATCAAATATATACTGCTAAAACGAGAACAGAAGTTGCCCAAGCAATTGAAAAAGCAAAATCATTAAATCATGCAATGAAAGCACTTAACAAAGTATATAAAAATGCAGATAAAGTGTTAGATAGTAGTCGATTCATTAACGAAGATCAACCTGAAAAAAAGGCGTATCAACAAGCTATAAATCATGTTGATTCAATCATTCATAGACAAACAAATCCTGAAATGGATCCAACAGTAATCAATAGCATAACTCATGAACTCGAAACAGCTCAAAATAACTTACATGGTGATCAGAAACTTGCTCATGCACAACAAGATGCCGCTAATGTAATTAATGGTCTAATTCATCTTAATGTTGCTCAACGTGAGGTAATGATAAATACGAATACAAATGCTACAACACGCGAAAAAGTTGCAAAGAACTTAGATAATGCTCAAGCTCTTGATAAAGCTATGGAAACACTACAACAAGTAGTTGCTCATAAAAATAATATATTGAACGATAGTAAATATTTAAATGAAGATTCAAAATATCAACAACAATACGATCGAGTTATTGCTGATGCCGAACAACTACTTAATCAGACAACAAATCCAACATTAGAACCTTATAAAGTCGATATTGTTAAGGATAATGTCCTAGCTAACGAAAAAATACTATTTGGCGCAGAAAAACTATCATATGACAAATCAAATGCAAATGATGAAATTAAACATATGAATTATCTTAATAATGCACAAAAGCAATCTATAAAAGATATGATTTCTCACGCAGCATTAAGAACTGAAGTTAAACAACTTCTGCAACAAGCTAAAATCCTTGATGAAGCCATGAAATCACTTGAAGATAAAACTCAAGTAGTGATTACAGATACTACTTTGCCTAATTACACTGAAGCTTCAGAGGATAAAAAGGAAAAAGTAGACCAAACTGTATCACATGCTCAAGCGATTATTGATAAAATAAATGGCTCAAATGTAAGTTTAGATCAAGTACGACAAGCACTAGAACAATTAACTCAAGCATCAGAAAACCTCGATGGTGATCAGCGAGTTGAAGAAGCTAAAGTTCATGCTAATCAAACAATTGATCAATTAACACATCTTAATTCATTACAACAACAAACTGCGAAAGAAAGTGTTAAAAACGCAACAAAACTAGAAGAAATCGCTACTGTTAGTAACAATGCTCAGGCATTAAACAAAGTAATGGGTAAATTAGAACAATTCATTAATCATGCTGATTCTGTTGAAAATAGTGATAATTATAGACAAGCCGACGACGACAAAATCATCGCTTATGATGAAGCACTTGAACATGGACAAGATATACAAAAAACTAACGCAACCCAAAATGAAACAAAACAAGCGTTACAACAATTAATATATGCAGAAACATCGTTAAATGGTTTCGAAAGATTAAATCATGCTAGACCACGAGCTTTAGAATATATCAAATCACTAGAAAAAATAAACAATGCTCAAAAGTCTGCTTTAGAGGATAAAGTAACGCAATCGCATGATTTATTAGAATTAGAACATATTGTCAACGAGGGCACAAACCTCAATGACATTATGGGTGAATTAGCTAACGCAATCGTTAATAACTATGCTCCAACCAAAGCAAGTATAAATTATATTAACGCCGATAACCTACGCAAAGATAACTTTACTCAAGCTATCAACAATGCACGTGATGCACTCAACAAAACTCAAGGTCAGAACTTAGATTTCAATGCAATTGATACATTTAAAGATGATATATTCAAAACTAAAGATGCACTTAACGGTATTGAACGTTTAACAGCTGCAAAATCAAAAGCAGAAAAACTAATTGATAGTTTAAAATTTATTAATAAAGCTCAATTCACACATGCAAATGATGAAATTATGAATACTAATTCTATTGCACAATTGTCTAGAATCGTGAATCAAGCATTTGATTTAAATGATGCAATGAAATCTTTAAGAGATGAACTTAATAATCAAGCTTTTCCTGTCCAAGCAAGCTCAAATTATATAAATTCAGATGAAGATTTAAAACAACAATTTGACCATGCTTTAAGTAATGCTCGAAAAGTTCTTGCAAAAGAAAATGGTAAAAATTTAGATGAAAAACAAATTCAGGGACTCAAACAAGTGATTGAGGATACTAAAGATGCTTTAAATGGTATCCAACGTTTATCAAAAGCTAAAGCTAAAGCAATTCAATACGTACAATCTTTATCTTATATCAATGATGCACAGCGTCATATTGCTGAAAATAATATTCACAACTCTGATGATTTATCATCTTTAGCAAATACATTATCTAAAGCTAGTGATTTAGATAATGCAATGAAAGACTTACGAGATACTATAGAAAGTAATTCAACTTCTGTTCCAAATAGTGTGAATTATATTAATGCTGATAAGAATTTACAAATTGAATTTGATGAGGCGCTACAACAAGCAAGTGCAACAAGTTCTAAAACTTCAGAAAATCCAGCAACGATTGAAGAAGTATTAGGTCTTAGTCAAGCCATTTACGATACAAAAAATGCATTAAATGGTGAACAACGACTTGCAACTGAGAAGAGCAAAGATCTAAAATTAATAAAAGGATTAAAAGATTTAAATAAAGCACAACTTGAAGATGTCACAAACAAGGTAAATTCAGCAAATACTTTAACAGAGTTATCTCAGCTCACTCAATCAACGTTAGAATTAAACGATAAAATGAAATTATTGAGAGATAAGCTTAAAACTTTAGTAAATCCTGTTAAAGCAAGTTTAAATTATAGAAACGCTGATTATAATTTAAAACGTCAATTTAACAAAGCTTTAAAAGAAGCTAAAGGCGTATTAAATAAAAATAGCGGTACAAATGTCAATATCAATGACATTCAACATCTTTTAACACAAATAGATAATGCTAAAGACCAATTAAATGGTGAACGACGTCTAAAAGAACATCAACAAAAATCTGAAGTATTTATTATTAAAGAATTAGATATACTTAATAATGCTCAAAAAGCTGCAATAATTAATCAGATTAGAGCGTCTAAAGACATTAAAATAATTAATCAAATCGTTGATAATGCAATAGAATTAAATGATGCTATGCAAGGTTTAAAAGAACATGTAGCTCAATTAACAGCAACTACAAAAGACAACATTGAATATTTAAATGCTGATGAAGACCATAAATTACAATATGATTACGCTATCAACTTAGCGAATAATGTTCTTGACAAAGAAAACGGTACAAATAAAGACGCTAATATCATAATTGGAATGATTCAAAACATGGATGATGCTAGAGCACTTCTAAATGGAATTGAAAGACTTAAAGATGCTCAAACAAAAGCACATAATGACATTAAAGATACGCTCAAACGTCAACTTGATGAAATTGAACACGCTAATGCAACATCAAATTCTAAAGCTCAAGCTAAACAAATGGTAAATGAGGAAGCTAGAAAAGCGCTTTCTAATATTAATGACGCAACATCAAATGATTTAGTTAATCAAGCAAAAGATGAAGGGCAATCTGCAATTGAACACATACATGCAGATGAATTACCTAAAGCAAAACTAGATGCTAATCAAATGATTGACCAAAAAGTTGAAGATATAAATCACTTAATTAGTCAAAATCCAAACTTATCAAATGAAGAAAAAAATAAACTAATATCTCAAATTAATAAGTTAGTAAATGGAATTAAGAATGAAATTCAACAAGCTATAAACAAACAACAAATAGAAAATGCTACAACAAAACTAGATGAAGTCATTGAAACTACTAAAAAATTAATTATCGCCAAAGCAGAAGCTAAACAAATGATAAAAGAGTTATCACAAAAGAAACGAGATGCAATAAATAACAACACTGATTTAACACCTTCTCAAAAGGCACATGCTTTAGCAGATATTGATAAAACAGAAAAAGATGCACTTCAACATATCGAAAATTCTAATTCAATTGATGATATCAATAACAATAAAGAGCATGCATTTAATACTTTAGCTCATATCATTATTTGGGATACTGATCAGCAACCATTAGTTTTTGAACTACCTGAATTGAGCCTTCAAAATGCTCTAGTAACAAGTGAGGTGGTTGTTCACAGAGATGAAACTATTTCATTAGAATCTATAATTGGAGCTATGACTTTAACTGATGAACTTAAAGTCAATATTGTTTCATTACCGAACACTGATAAAGTAGCTGATCACCTAACCGCTAAAGTTAAGGTTATTTTAGCTGATGGCTCATATGTCACTGTAAATGTTCCAGTCAAAGTTGTAGAAAAAGAATTACAAATAGCTAAAAAGGATGCTATAAAAACAATTGATGTTCTGGTAAAACAAAAAATCAAAGATATAGATTCTAATAACGAATTAACGTCTACTCAACGTGAAGATGCAAAAGCTGAAATTGAAAGATTGAAAAAGCAAGCCATCGATAAAGTGAATCATTCAAAATCGATTAAAGATATTGAAACAGTAAAACGAACTGATTTTGAAGAAATAGATCAGTTTGATCCTAAACGCTTTACGCTAAATAAAGCTAAAAAGGATATCATTACTGATGTTAATACTCAAATCCAAAATGGTTTCAAAGAAATTGAAACAATAAAAGGTTTAACTTCTAATGAAAAAACTCAGTTTGATAAACAATTAACTGCACTACAAAAAGAATTTTTAGAAAAAGTCGAGCATGCTCATAATTTAGTAGAATTAAATCAATTACAACAAGAGTTTAATAATAGATATAAACATATTTTAAACCAAGCACATTTACTAGGTGAAAAACATATAGCAGAACATAAATTAGGATATGTTGTAGTAAACAAAACTCAGCAAATACTAAATAATCAATCTGCTTCTTACTTTATAAAACAATGGGCACTTGATAGAATTAAACAAATTCAACTAGAAACGATGAATTCAATTCGTGGTGCGCATACCGTACAAGATGTACACAAAGCATTATTACAAGGTATAGAGCAAATCTTGAAAGTAAATGTAAGTATTATAAATCAATCTTTCAACGATTCCTTGCATAACTTTAATTATCTTCATTCAAAATTTGATGCTAGATTAAGAGAAAAGGATGTTGCAAACCATATCGTACAAACTGAAACATTCAAAGAAGTTCTAAAAGGAACGGGTGTTGAACCAGGTAAAATCAACAAAGAAACACAGCAACCAAAACTTCATAAGAATGATAATGATAGCCTATTCAAACATTTAGTTGATAATTTCGGCAAAACTGTAGGTGTTATTACATTAACTGGTTTACTTTCTAGTTTCTGGTTAGTTTTGGCTAAAAGACGTAAAAAAGAAGAAGAAGAAAAACAATCGATAAAAAATCATCACAAAGATATTCGTCTTTCAGATACTGATAAAATAGATCCAATTGTAATAACTAAGCGTAAAATAGATAAAGAAGAACAAATTCAAAACGATGACAAACATTCAATTCCAGTTGCTAAACATAAGAAATCTAAAGAAAAGCAATTGAGTGAAGAGGATATTCATTCAATCCCCGTCGTTAAGCGTAAACAAAACAGTGATAACAAAGATACAAAACAGAAGAAAGTTACTTCTAAAAAGAAGAAAACGCCTCAATCAACTAAAAAAGTTGTAAAAACCAAAAAGCGTTCTAAAAAGTAAAATATATCTTTAACACAGAACAAGCCCGGGACTTAATGTCCCAGGCTTGTTTTTTGTTAACCATCGATAATTCAGTACAAACATATTATAATAAGCTTTTCAAAGCCGAAATCTTATTGGTAAGGTTGAACAAACAATTAAATACGTAACATATCATATTAACACTTTAGATTATTGTGATGTAAGTTTGTATAGTGTTTGTTGAGCAAGTTGATTCGCTTCTTTATTTTGCTTTCGTGGAATCCATCTCACAAACATCAAATCAAAACTTTGCTCTAAGATTTCTATGTTTTCAAAATAAACTTTAAACTTAGCATTTTTAACTTTACCTTGCATCATACTATCTTCAATTAATTTTGAATCAGTATAAAGTAACGCGTTAGATACTTTTAATTCGCGTGCATGTTCCAAAGCGTGTAACATTGCTGCCCATTCTGCACTATGATTATCCATTTTACCTAAATCATGGGTAAATGTATATCTTTGTGAATTTTCTTTAATAATAATCGCACAAGCACTTCGGCCGGGATTTCCTTTAGTCGCAGCATCAAAATATATTTTAGCCATTACTTTTACTCCTCTTCAGAATTGTCTACTCACTAAAATGTATCTATTCTATTGTATCAAACTAAAAAGACAAAGCACTAAAAATTAAATCAAAAACAAACAGAACCTAAGATAACATATATACTTCAGGTTCTGCTAACAAATAGGGCATTGATGTCTAAATTTAGCCCTTTTATTAAGATTTATTTAACTTTGGTCGTAGGTCCTATCATTGAGAATTTCGCTCGAAAATTCTACGGACAAACCAAATTGAATTTCGAAGCTAGTTCAGCACATGGAACTCTGATTCGCTTTTGTATAACTATATTTCTGATACAATAAATATCAATACCCATTATCTAGTTGTTCTATCTTTCCTTTTCGATATAGTGACTTAGCGATATATCCAAATGGTACATTAAAAATAGTTGACACTAGTTTTAACAAGTAAGTGGTAATAAATATTTCAAAAACAGCAGTACCAGGCATAGTACCAATAAAAGCAATTGAAACAAATAAACCGGTATCAATGATAGAACTTAAAATGGTACTACCATATGCTCTAATAAAAAAGGTCTTATCAGAGCTAAATATCTTTTTAATCATACTGAATATAAATACATCAATATGTTGGCCTATGATATAAGCAATAATGGAACCTATAGCAATTCTAGGAACTAAATCAAAAATCATTTTTAATGAGTTTTGCGCATTGTCTACTGGAGCAGGAATAAAATGCAATGACATTTGCATGACTATAATCATTACTAAGGTAGAAGAGAAACCAAGCCACACCGCTCTTTTAGCAACTTTACGACCATAGATGTCATTTAATATATCAGTAGCTAAATATATAGAAGCAAACATGACATTTCCAAGTGTAGCCGTAATACCAAAAATATGAACCGCTTTTATGACCTGTATATTAGCGATAATCGTTCCTATTGCTACCCAAGCAATTAGTCCTTGTTTACCAAAACAGCGATACATCAGTACCATTAAAGCGAATGTAACAATAAATGACGCAATACCAAATATTTCATTATACATATAACTTTCCTCCTAAATTTTGTTAAAGCGGGTGTTTAGAAACCGCCAAAATTAACTATACTATTTTACTTAAAATTCATCTTTAATGCAATGCTAAAAAAGAAGAGTAAATAAATAATAACTTAAACCAACGTCTAAGTTATCAGTTTTCTCAAAACTAAAATTGATTATTTCAAATTCCCAACTTATAAATGCTATAATACAAACATGTGAAATGGGTATAAATATAAATAGTCTATAGCTAAGGGAAGTGAAAGCTATACTCACTAATACAGAACAACAAGCAATTCAACACATCGACCAATTGATGAATATTTATTGTCACCAATGTCCATTAAAAAAGCACAATAGAAAAACTCACGGTAAAACACAAGCACATCATTTTTGTATAAATGAATGTACGGTCGGTAAACAAATTAAACAAATTGGTAATGAGTTACAATAGGAGGATGTCACATGGAGATTATAGCAATTTCAGAAACACCTAATCATAATACAATGAAAGTTTCGTTGAGTGAACCACGTCAAGATAACTCATCTACAACATATACTGCCGCTCAAGAAGGTCAACCTGAATTTATTAATCGATTATTTGAAATAGAAGGTGTTAAATCAATATTCTATGTTTTGGATTTTATATCAATTGATAAAGAAGATAACGCTAACTGGAATGAATTATTACCACAAATTGAAAACACGTTCGCTAAAAGCAATTAATTTTCTATATAGTACAATTAGAAACAATTATTAGTAGAGGAGCATTTTATGATGAATGGATACGAAGCTTATATGAAAGAACTTGCACAACAAATGAGAGCTGAATTAACAGACAATGGATTCACAAGTCTTGAAACGAGTGATGACGTCAATCAGTATATGCAAAATATAGATAATGATGATACAACATTTGTTGTAATCAACTCAACATGCGGTTGTGCTGCAGGATTAGCACGTCCAGCAGCTGTTGCAGTTGCAGAGCAAAATGAAGTAAAACCAGATCATAAAGTAACTGTATTTGCTGGTCAAGATAAAGAAGCAACACAAACAATGAGAGATTACATCCAACAAGTTCCTTCAAGTCCCTCATACGCATTATTTAAAGGTCAACATTTAGTTCATTTTATACCTCGCGAACATATTGAAGGGCGCGACATCAATGATATAGCTATGGATTTAAAAGATGCTTTTGATGATAATTGTCAATAAACTTAATATTGTCTAATAAGATAGCTATGTCAAAGAATCACTAAAAGTAATATCATTCACAAGAGTGGGACAGTCGATTCAACATGAATCCTGTCCTATTTTTTATTTTCAATTACAATCATACTTATATTAAATATAGTTGTTCTTTAACTAATTCTATTTGATTATTTTCTCTACCAACGATTACGTAAAAAATTGAGGTGCATCATTCATGTTTTTAGCTTGGAATGAAATAAAAAGAAATAAAATTAAATTCAGTTTAGTCATTGGCATATTAGTACTTATAAGTTATTTATTATTCCTACTGTCAGGACTTGCAAACGGCCTTATTAAAATGAATACTGAAGGTATAGAAAAGTGGAATGCAGACGCTATCATATTAAAAAAAGAAGCTAATCAAACCGTAGAGCAATCCTTATTCAATATATCCAAAGTACAAAATACTTATGAAAAATCAACCACATTAAAACAACAAGGAGTTATTATCTCAAACCATCATCGGGAAGAAAACGCGTTACTTTTTGGCGTTACACACAAATCATTTTTAATTCCGCCTATAATTAAAGGTCATCAAGTTGAAAGTTCAAATGAAATAGTCATTGATCAAACATTAGCTGATAAGGGGTTCAAAATAGGTGACATCTTATCTTTATCTCAATCAGACGAAAAGCTAAAAGTGGTAGGTATTGTAGAAAGTGCTAAATATAATGCTTCACCCGTGCTATTCTCTAATAATCAAACCATTGAGAAACTTAATCCCAAATTATCAAAAGATAAAACAAATGCTATAGTAATCAAAGACTCAAATTGGAAAAATCATAAACTTAACAAAGATTTAGAAAGCATTTCAATATCGCAGTTTATTAAAAATCTTCCTGGCTATAAAGCTCAAAATTTAACTTTGAACTTTATGATCGTTTTCTTATTTATAATTTCAGCAACAGTAATTGGCGTATTCTTATATGTTATAACACTCCAAAAAACACACTTATTTGGTGTACTTAAAGCACAAGGCTTTACCAACTGCTATTTAGCAAAAATGGTTTTTGCTCAAACTTTCATATTATCTTTAATTGGAACAATCATAGGATTTCTCTTAACACTATTAACAGGTACATTTTTACCGCCTGTCGTTCCAATTCATTTTAATTTATTAACGATGTTGATATATGGAATTGTTCTTATCATTATTTCTTTATTAGGCAGTCTATTTTCTGTGTTGTCTATAATAAAAATAAATCCACTTAAAGCAATTGGATAGAAAGGAATCATAAACATGTTAGAGTTCAAACAAGTGAGCAAATCTTTCAGAGATGGCAATCAAATGATTCAGGCAGTAAAACCTACCGATTTAAAAATAATTCAGGGGGAACTGATTGCTATCGTGGGACCCTCAGGTTCAGGGAAAAGTACATTTTTAACTATGGCTGGCGCCTTACAAAGACCTACGTCAGGAAATATTTACATCAATAACAAAAATATATCAATATTATCTGAAAAACAGTTATCTCAAATAAGAATTAACGAAATAGGTTTTATATTACAATCGACGAATCTCGTGCCTTTTTTAACAATCGAACAACAATTCAAACTTCTTGGTAAATATAAAAAAGATACATTAAGTGAAGATGAATACCAAAAGTTGGTTAA
Encoded proteins:
- a CDS encoding ribonuclease HI family protein yields the protein MAKIYFDAATKGNPGRSACAIIIKENSQRYTFTHDLGKMDNHSAEWAAMLHALEHARELKVSNALLYTDSKLIEDSMMQGKVKNAKFKVYFENIEILEQSFDLMFVRWIPRKQNKEANQLAQQTLYKLTSQ
- a CDS encoding queuosine precursor transporter; this encodes MYNEIFGIASFIVTFALMVLMYRCFGKQGLIAWVAIGTIIANIQVIKAVHIFGITATLGNVMFASIYLATDILNDIYGRKVAKRAVWLGFSSTLVMIIVMQMSLHFIPAPVDNAQNSLKMIFDLVPRIAIGSIIAYIIGQHIDVFIFSMIKKIFSSDKTFFIRAYGSTILSSIIDTGLFVSIAFIGTMPGTAVFEIFITTYLLKLVSTIFNVPFGYIAKSLYRKGKIEQLDNGY
- a CDS encoding zinc-finger domain-containing protein; translated protein: MKAILTNTEQQAIQHIDQLMNIYCHQCPLKKHNRKTHGKTQAHHFCINECTVGKQIKQIGNELQ
- a CDS encoding NifU N-terminal domain-containing protein, which encodes MEIIAISETPNHNTMKVSLSEPRQDNSSTTYTAAQEGQPEFINRLFEIEGVKSIFYVLDFISIDKEDNANWNELLPQIENTFAKSN
- the brxA gene encoding bacilliredoxin BrxA, whose product is MNGYEAYMKELAQQMRAELTDNGFTSLETSDDVNQYMQNIDNDDTTFVVINSTCGCAAGLARPAAVAVAEQNEVKPDHKVTVFAGQDKEATQTMRDYIQQVPSSPSYALFKGQHLVHFIPREHIEGRDINDIAMDLKDAFDDNCQ
- a CDS encoding ABC transporter permease; the protein is MFLAWNEIKRNKIKFSLVIGILVLISYLLFLLSGLANGLIKMNTEGIEKWNADAIILKKEANQTVEQSLFNISKVQNTYEKSTTLKQQGVIISNHHREENALLFGVTHKSFLIPPIIKGHQVESSNEIVIDQTLADKGFKIGDILSLSQSDEKLKVVGIVESAKYNASPVLFSNNQTIEKLNPKLSKDKTNAIVIKDSNWKNHKLNKDLESISISQFIKNLPGYKAQNLTLNFMIVFLFIISATVIGVFLYVITLQKTHLFGVLKAQGFTNCYLAKMVFAQTFILSLIGTIIGFLLTLLTGTFLPPVVPIHFNLLTMLIYGIVLIIISLLGSLFSVLSIIKINPLKAIG
- a CDS encoding ABC transporter ATP-binding protein, which encodes MLEFKQVSKSFRDGNQMIQAVKPTDLKIIQGELIAIVGPSGSGKSTFLTMAGALQRPTSGNIYINNKNISILSEKQLSQIRINEIGFILQSTNLVPFLTIEQQFKLLGKYKKDTLSEDEYQKLVKQLNLSDITNQLPNQISGGQKQRVAIAKAIYTNPSIILADEPTASLDTNNAMAVMKILQKQTKERNKTCVIVTHDERLTHFCDKTYFMEDGVLSLQ